TCCTGGAACTCGTCGACCAGGATCTCGCCGAAGCGGCTGCGGTAATGCGCCAGCAGCGCCGGGTTGTCGCGCAGCAGTTCGTGCGCGCGCAGCAGCAGCTCGGCGAAATCGACCAGGCCCGCCCGGTCGCAGCGCTCCTGGTACAGCGCGTAGGCGCTGCGCAGGGTGCTGGTCCACTCGTCGCGCGGCTCGGGCTGGATGTGCTGCGCGCGCCGGCCCTCGTCCTTCTGCTGGTTGATCCACCACACGATCTGCTTGGGCGGGAACTTGCCCTCGTCCAGCTCCAGCTGCTGCACGACGCGCTTGACCAGCCGCAGCTGGTCGTCCGAATCGAGCACCTGGAAGCTTTCCGGCAACTTCGCGTCCTGCCAGTGCAGGCGCAGCAGGCGGTGCGCCAGGCCGTGGAAGGTGCCGATCCACATGCCGCGGCTGCCGTTGCGCAGCTGCAGGTCGGTGCGGTGGCGCATCTCGCCGGCCGCCTTGTTGGTGAAGGTGACCGCGAAGATGCCGTGCACCGGCACGCCGTGGACTTCATTGAGCCAGGCGATGCGGTGGGTGAGCACGCGCGTCTTGCCGGACCCGGCGCCGGCCAGCACCAGGTAATGGCCGGACGGTGCGGAGACGGCCTCGCGCTGGGCGGGGTTCAGATCATCGAGCAAATGGGAGACATCCACCCGGGTATTTTACCGGTTGCGGCGGCGCATCGGCTGCGACGGCAGGCGCCGCCGCAAAAAAAGTTCGGCAGCACGCACGGTCGACCTGCCGGGAACCGGCGTTCGGCCCACGAAACCACGCTTTCGCGTGCGTCCGTACGGTGGCGAAGAACGCCCAACACGTTTCGGCAGATGTTCACGCGCCACTAACCTGGGGGCGCGACTTCAGTCGCGACGGGCTCCACCGGTAAAGCCCGTCGCGACCGAAGCCGCTCCCACAGCGGCCGGCGGTACGCTGGCGCGCTGCGCAAGCGCCCTGCCGCCGCCAAGCCACCGTCACTTCGTGCCGGCGCTCGCCGGCAGCAGCTCGCGCAGCAACGCCTGTGCCTGCTGTTGCGCCTGCACGCGCAGTTCCGGGATCGCCAGGCTTTCCCACAGGCTGCCGATACGCAGGCTGCCGAGCACGCGGATGCGCGGATCGGCGCGGCCGTCGGCGTCGCGCAGCGCGCCGTCGGGCGCGGTGGCCACGCCGATGCCGTGCGGGCCGGGCATGGCGTGACCGCAACCCAGCAGCTGGTGCAGCAGCGGGCTGCGCATGGTCTGCGCACGCAGTTCCACGCCGGTGGCGTTGACCAGGTAATGGGCGTCCAGTTGCAGCGCCAGGCCGTCGGGGCCGACCGCGTTGACCTGCACGCAGGCGCCGACCGGGAACACCGTGTCCAGCCGCGCGCGGTGCACGCGCAGCTGGCCGGCTTGGCGCATCGCCTGCAACTGATCGAATACCGGCGCGGCGATGCGGTGCCGGTGCACGTCCCAGTAGCGCACCGCATGGCGCAGGAAACGGCGTTGCTCGGTGGCCGACAGCGATTGCCACAGCGCCTGGCCCAGCGGCCGCAGCCGATCCATCACGCTCTGCCACGGCAGGCCGCGCGCCTGCGCGGCGGCCGCATGCCGGCGCAGCGCGCGCAGGCGGTGGCGCAACGGCAGCGCCAGCAACGGCTGCGGGTCGAAATCGGCCGCCGCGTGGTCGGCGTGCACGACATGCGGCAGCGGCAGCAAGGCATGCCGCGAGATCACGTGCACCGGGCCGCGATGCGCATTGGCCAGCAGGGTCAGCACGCTGTCGGCCATGCTCAGGCCGGCGCCGACGATGCACACGGTGGCCTCGCGCGGGATGGCGCGCAGCTGGGCGTGGTTCCAGGCGTCCACGCGCGCCTGCGCGGGCAGGCTGGAGGCGCCGCGCGCCGGCAGCGGACGCAGGCTGTTGCCCAGCGCCAGCACCGTCGCCTGCGCGCGCAGCGTAGCGCCGCCGTGCAGCCGCAATGCCTGGCCCCGGTCGTCGCGGTCCAGCGCCAGCGCCCGCTCCTGCCGCCATTGCAGCTGCGCCGGGCTTGCGGCCTGCGCCTGCGCCAGGCGCGCGCGCAGGTAATCGGCGTAGTGGCGGCGTTGCACGTAGGCCTGCGCCAGCGCGGCGCGGTCCAGCGCCGGATACAGGGCCTGCTGCTGCAGCCAGTCGAGGAAATCGTCGGGCAGCTCGGCGAAGGCGCTCATGCGCCCGGCCGGCACGTTCAGCAGGTGCTCCGCGCAGGGCGTCGCATAGGCCACGCCCTGCGCCAGCGCGGCCTGCGGTTCGACCAGCTGCAGCCGCAGCGCGCGCGTGGCCTGACGCAGCACCTGCAACGCGACCAGGGTGCCGGCCGCACCGCCGCCGACGATGGCGATATCGCAGTCGCAGTCGCCATCGGATGCAGTGGGCAGCAGGTCGCTCATGCCGGCGATTGTAAGGGATGCCCGCGCCGGCTCCGTTCGCGACTGAGAACCATCGCGCATGTGGCGACAAGGATCGCGCATGGCGGCGACATCATGCTGTCACCTGCGCGCATTTCACATCAGCGCGTCGGCCAGCCGCGCGATGCCTTCGCGGCTGCGCCGCCATGCCGGGCGCTTGCGCCACGCCGCCAGCGACAGGACGCGCGCATCGGCCAGGTAATCGGCCTCCACCGCGCGCAGCCGCTTCACCACCTCGCTGCAATAGCACAGCACGCCGATCTCCGCGTTCAGCGCGAAGGAGCGGATGTCCAGATTGATCGAGCCGACCAGGGCGATGCCTTCGTCCACGCTCAGGTGCTTGGCGTGCAGGAAGCACGGCCGGTACAGCGCGATCTTGACCCCGCTGCGCAGCAACTCGTCGTAGTAGGCCTCCTGCGCCCAGGCGGTGAGCCGCTGGTTGCTGCTCTCCGACAGGATCAGCTGCACGTCCACCCCGGACAGCGCGGCGATGCGCAGGGCGCTGAGCGTGGCCTCGTCCGGCACGAAGTACGGCGTCACCATCACGATCCGCCGCCGCGCCAGGTGGATCAGCGCATTGACCGCATCGCGCGCGTTCTCGAACGGATACGCCGGGCCGCTGGGCAGCAACTGGGTGGCGGTGTCGGCCCCGTGCACCGCGGTGACCTCGGTCACGCGCAGGCGCTGCCCGGTCTCGATGAACCAGTCGCTGGCGAACACCGCCTCCAGGTGCGCGACCACCGGCCCCTGCACCCGCGCCACCAGCTCGCGGTTGGGGTGGCCGCGCACGAACTCGGCGGCGGCCAGGTTCTGCGAGCCGATGTAGCCGACGCGGTTGTCGATCACCGCGATCTTGCGGTGGTTGCGCAGGTCCATGCGCCCGCTGCGGCGCCAGCGCAGCCCGCCCGGCAGCAGCGCCTGCACCTCGACCCCCGCCGCACGCAGGCGCTTGCGATAGCGGCGCAGGCCGCGGCGGCCGCCGCGCGCGTCGAGCAGCAGGCGGCAGCGCACGCCACGCGCGGCGGCGCGCAGCAACGCGGCCACCACCGCGTCGCCGACCGCATCGTCGAACATCAGGTAGTACAGCAGGTGCACGCGCTCCACCGCCGCATCGATGTCGTCGATCAGCGCCTGCAACGAGGCCGCGTAGCGGTCCAGCAGTTCCACCGTGTTGCCGTGGGTCGGCATGAAGTCGCCCTGGCGCTCGATCAGCGGCACCACCTCGGCGATCGCGGTGTCGGCCGGCGGGGTCCAGCGCAACGCGGTCAGCGGCACCTGCTGCTCGCGGATCACCTGCGAGGCCTGCGCCTGGCGCTGGATGCGCTCGCGCGACAGCCACGGATGGCCGAGCAGCAGATACAGCGGCAGCCCCAGCACCGGCACGAAGCCCACCAGCAGCAGCCAGCTGCGCGCCGCGCCGGGCGTGGTCCGCGCAGGGATCCACAACAGCGCCACCAGCCGGATCAGCCAGTCCAGCGCCAGCAGCCAGGTGCCTTCCAACCAGAACGGCAGCATCGCGACCCTTCGCAAGCCAAGTCGCCCGATTCTGCGGGCTGCGGCGGCAAACGCAAGCCTTCTCAGCGGTCCGGCGCCGGATGCCGGAACGGCCACGGGGCCAGCGCCGGCGATGCCTCGCGTTCGGCGCATACCCTGCGGAAGGTGGCCACGAACGCCGACTGCAGCCGCGTGGGATGCCAGTCGGCGCGCGTGGTCATGCCGATCCTGCGGCGCACGCTCGGGCCCGCCGTGCCGATTTCGCACAGCAGGCCGGCGCGGCGCTCGAACAGGAACTGGTCGCGCGACATCAGCGTCAGCCAGTCGTCCTCCAGCAACAGGCCGCGGATGATCAGCACTGAGCCGCACTCGATGCGCAAGCGCGGCGGCTCCAGCGCCTGCTCGCGGAACATGCGCTCCCAGCGCGCGCGCACCGGCGCGCCGGTGGCGGCCACCACCCACGGAAACTCCAGCAGCCGCGCGAAGCCGAAATCGCGCCCGGCCAGCGGATGCCCGGCGCGGCCGACGATGACCGGGTCGTCGTCGAACAGGCCTTCCTGCACCACGTCGCGCACCGGCAAGCGGTCGCGCAGCGCACCGATCAGCAGATCCAACCCGCCTTCGCGCAGATGCCCGAGCAATTCCGCGTACGGGCCTTCCACCACGTTCACGGTGGCGCCGGGGTGCGCGCGCGCGAAGCGCGCCAGCACCTGCGGCAGCAGGATCGCGCGCGCCAGCGGCATCACCCCCAGGGTGACGCGGCCGGCGTCCTTGGAGCGCAGCCCGGCCACTTCCTCCATGCCGGCGCCCAGTTCGGACAGCGC
The Xanthomonas sp. AM6 DNA segment above includes these coding regions:
- a CDS encoding FAD/NAD(P)-binding protein; translation: MSDLLPTASDGDCDCDIAIVGGGAAGTLVALQVLRQATRALRLQLVEPQAALAQGVAYATPCAEHLLNVPAGRMSAFAELPDDFLDWLQQQALYPALDRAALAQAYVQRRHYADYLRARLAQAQAASPAQLQWRQERALALDRDDRGQALRLHGGATLRAQATVLALGNSLRPLPARGASSLPAQARVDAWNHAQLRAIPREATVCIVGAGLSMADSVLTLLANAHRGPVHVISRHALLPLPHVVHADHAAADFDPQPLLALPLRHRLRALRRHAAAAQARGLPWQSVMDRLRPLGQALWQSLSATEQRRFLRHAVRYWDVHRHRIAAPVFDQLQAMRQAGQLRVHRARLDTVFPVGACVQVNAVGPDGLALQLDAHYLVNATGVELRAQTMRSPLLHQLLGCGHAMPGPHGIGVATAPDGALRDADGRADPRIRVLGSLRIGSLWESLAIPELRVQAQQQAQALLRELLPASAGTK
- the cls gene encoding cardiolipin synthase, with protein sequence MLPFWLEGTWLLALDWLIRLVALLWIPARTTPGAARSWLLLVGFVPVLGLPLYLLLGHPWLSRERIQRQAQASQVIREQQVPLTALRWTPPADTAIAEVVPLIERQGDFMPTHGNTVELLDRYAASLQALIDDIDAAVERVHLLYYLMFDDAVGDAVVAALLRAAARGVRCRLLLDARGGRRGLRRYRKRLRAAGVEVQALLPGGLRWRRSGRMDLRNHRKIAVIDNRVGYIGSQNLAAAEFVRGHPNRELVARVQGPVVAHLEAVFASDWFIETGQRLRVTEVTAVHGADTATQLLPSGPAYPFENARDAVNALIHLARRRIVMVTPYFVPDEATLSALRIAALSGVDVQLILSESSNQRLTAWAQEAYYDELLRSGVKIALYRPCFLHAKHLSVDEGIALVGSINLDIRSFALNAEIGVLCYCSEVVKRLRAVEADYLADARVLSLAAWRKRPAWRRSREGIARLADALM
- a CDS encoding LysR family transcriptional regulator encodes the protein MQAKTELNLRHLHALAVVRHVGGISAAAPLVNLSQPALTQAVARLESQFGLALFDRQPGGMAATEAAQLLVPRIERALGYIARGVQLARRSQRLPAIAAVERRVTLGQLRALAAVDTAGSYSLAAERSGVSQPAIYRAVHELAEAIEVPLTVRRGRTVQPTPAAMRMLRLVRLALSELGAGMEEVAGLRSKDAGRVTLGVMPLARAILLPQVLARFARAHPGATVNVVEGPYAELLGHLREGGLDLLIGALRDRLPVRDVVQEGLFDDDPVIVGRAGHPLAGRDFGFARLLEFPWVVAATGAPVRARWERMFREQALEPPRLRIECGSVLIIRGLLLEDDWLTLMSRDQFLFERRAGLLCEIGTAGPSVRRRIGMTTRADWHPTRLQSAFVATFRRVCAEREASPALAPWPFRHPAPDR